Proteins encoded by one window of Dialister pneumosintes:
- a CDS encoding SufB/SufD family protein has translation MVKMKINELPRLTYRYVKTNDTSVEIKEAPRCSKAIFSDMTYVSTGGELPSTFKGASDSLLALSQKNGITTICIPDGISASLQIMVQTTEGYPDFRSAFSIYVGEKASLSLVWVWDGNVDNSEIISATYYEVKKQGTLKVSILERNLSNALWLEQRYTLLYAEANAEFASAMLGGEKIIVHSIGDLHGQKSNMTETAVYALKGTQHQDLFYHINHMGKESTSCIDVKGSLSGNAKKVFRGTLDFKRGCSGSVGEECDYVIQLDSTTKNISLPLLLCTEDDVMGNHASSAGQLDANIIYYLMTRGFTWQEARRIMVESLICPLIDKMDEGLRAEVLESIRYNLEAREDA, from the coding sequence ATGGTAAAAATGAAAATCAATGAATTGCCACGGTTAACTTATCGATATGTAAAAACAAATGATACTTCTGTTGAAATAAAAGAAGCGCCTCGTTGTAGTAAAGCTATCTTTTCTGATATGACATATGTATCTACAGGTGGAGAATTACCCTCTACTTTTAAAGGAGCATCCGATTCTTTACTGGCGTTATCACAAAAAAATGGTATAACCACTATTTGTATTCCGGATGGTATATCAGCTTCTTTACAAATAATGGTACAAACTACAGAAGGTTATCCGGACTTCAGAAGTGCATTTTCTATATATGTAGGAGAAAAAGCATCTCTTTCTTTAGTCTGGGTATGGGATGGAAATGTAGATAATAGCGAAATTATATCTGCAACATACTATGAAGTAAAAAAACAAGGGACTTTGAAAGTATCTATTTTAGAAAGAAACTTATCTAATGCACTTTGGTTGGAACAACGTTATACACTTCTTTACGCAGAAGCTAATGCAGAGTTTGCTTCTGCTATGTTGGGTGGAGAAAAAATAATTGTTCATAGTATAGGTGATTTACATGGACAAAAATCTAATATGACAGAAACTGCTGTATATGCATTGAAAGGAACTCAACATCAAGATCTTTTTTATCATATAAATCATATGGGAAAAGAATCGACCAGTTGCATAGATGTTAAAGGTTCTTTATCTGGCAATGCAAAAAAAGTATTTAGAGGTACATTAGATTTTAAGCGTGGATGTAGCGGTTCTGTAGGTGAAGAATGTGATTATGTTATTCAATTAGATTCAACAACTAAAAATATTTCTCTTCCACTTTTATTGTGTACAGAAGATGATGTAATGGGAAATCATGCCTCCAGTGCAGGCCAGCTTGATGCAAATATTATTTACTATTTAATGACACGTGGATTTACATGGCAGGAAGCAAGACGCATCATGGTAGAATCTTTGATTTGTCCACTAATTGATAAAATGGATGAGGGATTAAGAGCTGAAGTGTTAGAGTCGATTCGATATAATTTAGAGGCAAGGGAGGATGCATGA
- the sufC gene encoding Fe-S cluster assembly ATPase SufC — protein sequence MSELLRIENLHINIGEKEILRGINLTVNTGEVHAIMGVNGAGKSTLLHAIMGNPNYEVTEGRIFFKGEDITDVSVDKRAKMGLFLSFQTPIAIAGITTENFIRAAKTTISGKQQRLFPFKRLIKQCMTDLDMDESYAGRYLNDGFSGGERKKNEILQMRILNPILTMLDETDSGLDVDAVHTVSENIKAYHTEENALILITHLNQLLKFIPPDVVHVLIDGRIVKEGGSDLVDVIEMNGFDAFRTEV from the coding sequence ATGAGTGAATTACTTCGTATAGAAAATTTACATATAAATATAGGAGAAAAAGAAATTCTCCGAGGAATAAATCTTACTGTTAATACTGGGGAAGTTCATGCAATTATGGGTGTGAATGGGGCAGGTAAGTCTACTTTGCTACATGCTATTATGGGTAATCCTAATTATGAGGTGACTGAAGGTCGTATTTTCTTTAAGGGAGAAGATATCACAGATGTTTCTGTTGATAAGCGTGCTAAAATGGGATTATTTTTATCTTTTCAAACTCCTATTGCAATTGCAGGAATTACAACAGAGAATTTTATTCGTGCAGCTAAGACAACTATTAGTGGTAAGCAACAGCGCTTATTTCCTTTTAAAAGATTAATAAAGCAATGTATGACGGATTTAGATATGGATGAATCTTATGCCGGTAGATATTTAAATGATGGATTTTCAGGAGGAGAACGAAAAAAAAATGAAATTCTTCAAATGAGAATTCTTAATCCGATACTTACTATGCTTGATGAAACAGACTCAGGTCTTGATGTTGATGCAGTACATACTGTTTCTGAAAATATTAAAGCATATCATACGGAAGAAAATGCATTAATTCTTATTACACATCTCAATCAATTATTGAAGTTTATTCCACCGGATGTGGTACATGTGCTTATTGACGGACGTATTGTAAAAGAAGGCGGTTCTGACTTAGTTGATGTAATCGAAATGAATGGTTTTGATGCATTTAGAACTGAGGTGTAA
- a CDS encoding DNA/RNA non-specific endonuclease, producing the protein MRKIYTLVLFTVLLVFTIFNNAGFINKKLSNRRNVESYSNQIVTTLSEVPAFNGKPYIVINGNIPFFKESDLTLTPLEFYGELDYLGRCTSAKALVGKETMPTEKRGSIGSVKPTGWQVSKYNFIEGKYLYNRCHLLGYQLTAENANPKNLITGTRYLNTVGMLPFENMIADYIKETGNHVLYRVIPIFHGEELVARGVLMEARSIEDYGDGILFNVYCYNNQPKVDINYMTGENFLTKI; encoded by the coding sequence ATGAGAAAAATATACACGTTAGTACTTTTTACAGTATTACTTGTATTTACTATATTTAATAATGCCGGATTTATAAATAAAAAGCTATCTAATAGAAGGAATGTAGAATCCTATTCTAATCAAATAGTAACGACTCTTTCGGAAGTTCCTGCATTTAATGGAAAGCCTTACATTGTTATTAATGGAAATATTCCTTTCTTTAAAGAGTCTGATCTTACATTAACACCGTTAGAATTTTATGGAGAACTGGATTATTTGGGGCGTTGTACAAGTGCTAAAGCTCTTGTTGGGAAGGAAACGATGCCTACTGAAAAAAGAGGGAGTATTGGTTCTGTTAAACCTACTGGATGGCAAGTAAGTAAATATAACTTTATAGAAGGTAAATATTTATATAATCGTTGTCATCTTTTGGGGTATCAATTGACTGCAGAAAATGCAAATCCTAAAAACTTAATTACAGGAACTCGGTATTTAAATACTGTTGGAATGCTTCCATTTGAAAATATGATAGCTGATTATATTAAAGAAACAGGAAATCATGTTTTATATCGGGTAATCCCTATTTTTCATGGGGAAGAATTAGTGGCTCGAGGAGTATTGATGGAAGCAAGATCTATCGAAGATTATGGAGATGGAATCTTATTTAATGTGTACTGTTATAATAACCAACCCAAGGTGGATATTAATTATATGACAGGGGAAAATTTTTTAACTAAAATTTGA
- a CDS encoding basic amino acid ABC transporter substrate-binding protein, producing MQMGKKCKLALAVGMIAAVVTGVVGCGSSNSNNDKVIRVGAETTFPPFEFVENEKYVGFDLDLADAVIKQMGGKMEFKSMGFDALIPAIQSNQIDLIASGMDATPERAKKVLFSEPYFEQNGYVIVVKKDNDNIKNWTDLSGKVVGAQVGTEQVGLAKEQGASDVKQLDSISQAFMELKAGTVDAVVLDHPVSMYYLKQGADQDAKIVGEAKQGAPLVFAMNKNNEQLQQDVNKAMKELKENGTYDKIYQKWFGSSEVK from the coding sequence ATGCAAATGGGTAAAAAATGTAAACTGGCTTTAGCAGTCGGTATGATTGCTGCCGTTGTAACCGGTGTAGTAGGTTGTGGGAGTTCGAATTCCAATAATGATAAAGTCATTCGTGTAGGGGCAGAAACGACATTCCCTCCATTTGAATTTGTTGAAAATGAAAAATATGTCGGATTTGATTTAGATTTAGCAGATGCTGTTATTAAACAAATGGGTGGAAAAATGGAGTTTAAGAGCATGGGTTTTGATGCTTTGATTCCTGCTATTCAAAGTAATCAAATTGACTTGATAGCTTCAGGTATGGATGCAACTCCGGAACGTGCAAAAAAAGTGTTATTCAGTGAACCTTATTTTGAACAAAATGGCTATGTTATCGTAGTGAAAAAAGATAATGACAATATTAAAAATTGGACAGATCTTTCCGGCAAGGTTGTCGGTGCACAAGTAGGGACTGAACAAGTTGGTCTTGCAAAAGAGCAAGGAGCTTCCGATGTAAAACAGTTGGATTCTATTTCACAAGCTTTTATGGAATTAAAAGCAGGGACTGTTGATGCAGTAGTTTTAGATCATCCGGTAAGTATGTATTATTTGAAACAAGGGGCAGATCAGGATGCTAAGATTGTAGGCGAAGCAAAGCAAGGGGCTCCATTAGTATTTGCAATGAATAAGAATAATGAACAGCTTCAACAAGATGTTAATAAGGCAATGAAAGAACTTAAGGAAAATGGTACTTATGATAAAATTTACCAGAAGTGGTTCGGGTCATCTGAGGTTAAATAA
- the sufB gene encoding Fe-S cluster assembly protein SufB yields MVGKRKKSEIDDISRSIYDIKDEVSFSFKTEAGLTSEIIREISAKKNEPVWMLKKRLDALAVYHKLDIPPWMPDISDLDMNQIDTYVRPKTDIKARWEDLPQYIRDTFDRLGIPEAEKKSLAGVGAQYDSEVVYHNVQKELEEQGVIYVDFETAVTKYEDIIQAYFGTLITPYYHKFAALHYAVWSGGSFVYVPKGVDVKMPLQSYFRLNAPGAGQFEHTLIIVEEGASCHFIEGCSAPRYNIANLHAGAVELFVKKDAILRYSTIENWSKNMYNLNTKKSIVEENGHMIWVSGSFGSHVSCLYPDTVLRGDNSTCEFTGITFAGKGQCLDTGTKVEAYGKNTSININSKSISKAGGEAIYRSVVHIGANAQGAKGTISCESLMLDNESRSDTIPDIIIENDDIDLGHEAKIGRIADESIYYLMSRGFSEEEAKAMVVRGFAEPISKELPLEYAVEMNRLITLEFEGAIG; encoded by the coding sequence ATGGTAGGCAAAAGGAAGAAAAGTGAAATTGATGATATTAGCCGAAGTATTTATGATATTAAAGATGAAGTTTCGTTCTCCTTTAAGACAGAGGCAGGTCTTACATCTGAAATCATAAGAGAAATTTCCGCCAAGAAGAATGAACCCGTTTGGATGTTAAAAAAACGTTTAGATGCATTAGCGGTTTATCACAAGTTGGATATTCCGCCGTGGATGCCTGATATTTCTGATTTAGATATGAATCAGATTGATACTTATGTTCGACCTAAAACAGATATTAAAGCTCGGTGGGAGGATCTTCCTCAATATATTAGAGATACTTTTGATCGCTTAGGAATTCCGGAGGCGGAAAAAAAATCTTTAGCTGGTGTTGGCGCACAGTATGATTCGGAAGTTGTTTATCATAATGTACAAAAAGAATTAGAAGAACAAGGTGTTATTTATGTTGATTTTGAAACAGCAGTTACAAAATATGAAGATATTATCCAAGCTTATTTTGGTACCCTAATTACACCTTATTATCATAAATTTGCGGCACTTCATTATGCGGTATGGTCCGGAGGATCTTTTGTATATGTCCCTAAAGGGGTAGATGTAAAAATGCCGTTACAAAGTTATTTTAGGTTAAATGCTCCCGGTGCAGGTCAGTTTGAACATACTTTAATTATTGTAGAAGAGGGAGCTTCTTGTCACTTTATAGAAGGGTGTTCAGCTCCTCGATATAATATTGCCAATTTACATGCAGGTGCAGTAGAACTTTTTGTTAAAAAGGATGCTATTTTACGATACTCAACTATAGAGAACTGGTCTAAAAATATGTATAATTTGAATACTAAGAAATCTATAGTTGAAGAAAACGGACATATGATATGGGTGAGCGGGTCTTTTGGATCTCATGTATCATGCTTGTATCCGGATACAGTATTACGTGGGGATAACTCTACTTGTGAGTTTACCGGTATTACATTTGCAGGAAAAGGACAGTGTTTAGATACGGGAACTAAAGTAGAAGCTTATGGAAAAAACACAAGTATTAACATTAATTCTAAATCCATCTCTAAAGCCGGTGGAGAAGCTATTTATCGCAGCGTGGTTCACATTGGAGCAAATGCACAAGGAGCTAAAGGCACGATTAGCTGTGAGTCTTTAATGTTGGACAATGAGTCTAGATCAGATACAATTCCGGATATTATTATTGAAAATGATGATATTGATTTAGGGCATGAAGCTAAAATCGGTCGTATTGCAGATGAAAGTATTTATTATTTGATGAGTCGAGGATTTTCGGAAGAAGAAGCAAAAGCTATGGTTGTTCGAGGGTTTGCTGAGCCTATTTCAAAGGAATTACCGCTAGAGTATGCAGTAGAAATGAATAGACTTATTACTTTGGAGTTCGAAGGGGCGATTGGGTAA
- a CDS encoding RluA family pseudouridine synthase — translation MKEYTVGKKDANLRVDRFLMNKMPEHSKLFILKSIKNKKIRVNQKHPKKDDRLVVGDRVVSYILEKADKSVSITNIKKKFSVVYEDKNILIVNKEAGILSGDATGKNNTTLEEQVNEYLKVKAERATLCHRIDFNTSGLVILAKNRKSLEILNELFKEREVNKYYLCIAVGNFNQRQGILKHYLIKDAVQSKVWVSVSPKIGAKKAIMEYRVLLEAKKLSLVECRLETGRTHQIRCQMAYIGHPLLGDNKYGKKAINKEYGESQQLLCAYKISFNRTDKLKELGYLAGKTFKLPDVAFVKQYFNQ, via the coding sequence ATGAAAGAATATACAGTAGGAAAAAAAGATGCTAATTTAAGAGTGGATCGATTTTTAATGAATAAGATGCCGGAACACTCAAAACTTTTTATATTAAAATCTATTAAAAATAAAAAAATCAGAGTTAATCAAAAACATCCGAAAAAGGATGACAGATTGGTAGTTGGAGATCGTGTAGTATCCTATATTCTTGAAAAAGCAGATAAGAGTGTTTCTATAACAAATATAAAAAAGAAATTTTCTGTCGTGTATGAAGATAAAAATATTCTTATAGTAAATAAAGAAGCGGGAATTCTTTCAGGAGATGCAACCGGTAAAAATAACACTACATTAGAAGAACAAGTAAACGAGTATCTTAAAGTTAAAGCGGAACGAGCAACATTATGCCATCGAATTGATTTTAATACGAGCGGATTAGTTATTCTTGCGAAGAATAGGAAAAGTTTAGAAATATTAAATGAACTGTTTAAAGAAAGAGAAGTAAATAAATATTATTTGTGTATTGCTGTGGGGAATTTTAATCAAAGACAAGGAATACTTAAGCATTATTTGATTAAAGATGCAGTACAAAGTAAGGTTTGGGTTTCCGTATCTCCTAAAATAGGAGCTAAAAAGGCTATTATGGAGTATAGAGTGCTTTTAGAGGCAAAAAAATTATCTTTGGTAGAGTGCAGATTGGAAACCGGAAGAACACATCAAATAAGGTGTCAAATGGCATATATAGGGCATCCTTTGTTGGGCGATAACAAATATGGGAAAAAAGCAATTAATAAAGAATATGGAGAATCTCAACAATTATTATGTGCTTATAAAATTTCTTTTAATAGAACCGATAAGCTAAAAGAGCTGGGCTATTTGGCCGGGAAAACTTTTAAACTTCCCGATGTTGCTTTTGTAAAGCAATACTTTAATCAATAG
- the sufU gene encoding Fe-S cluster assembly sulfur transfer protein SufU: protein MDIKQLYTDIILEYNQDLTNKRELVSPTIKEHGHNPNCGDDIDVAIKVREGMVEDIAYTGNGCAISQASTAMMAELIKGKSLMESRRLVQLFLAMIRGQVTDVNILEELEAAYTLKDIAKMPVRVKCAVLGWHTLELILNQLSDEDKRDL, encoded by the coding sequence ATGGATATTAAACAGTTATATACAGATATTATTTTAGAATATAATCAAGATTTAACTAATAAAAGAGAACTTGTTTCTCCTACAATAAAGGAACATGGGCATAATCCTAATTGTGGAGATGATATTGATGTTGCTATTAAAGTTCGTGAAGGAATGGTGGAAGATATAGCTTATACCGGGAATGGATGTGCTATTAGTCAAGCATCTACTGCTATGATGGCAGAGCTGATTAAAGGAAAAAGCTTAATGGAAAGTAGACGGTTGGTTCAGCTATTTCTTGCTATGATTCGTGGGCAAGTTACCGATGTGAATATATTGGAAGAATTAGAAGCCGCCTATACCTTAAAAGATATTGCTAAAATGCCGGTTCGTGTGAAATGTGCAGTATTAGGGTGGCATACATTAGAGCTGATTCTTAATCAATTATCGGATGAAGATAAAAGAGATTTATAA
- a CDS encoding ArnT family glycosyltransferase, with translation MTTSQKRTCLLLLLLGMVLYGLYLGFIPLLDPDEPVYGQTAKEMLITGDWLSPRIYGEFWYDKPPLFYWLEAISFSCFGISTWSARLPSVIGAIITSIYLFLSACPLIGEKAARRGAFIFATSLEIIILARSAVTDTTLLLALTVAMMSFARKKYISAYTACGVALLAKGPIGFGFPALIVGLWLLLTKQLNLTNIMKLRWIWGIPLACLIGLPWFIYMSIYHGSTFTDTFLGYHNITRFITPEHEGQNHIWMYFLVLTAGFFPWTGTIPLIFSYVKHWKQNKVLMYFIVWASFIFVFFSLSSTQLFSYILPMYPPLALLSGYAITKLEEKSKVSIYIPTMHFIFILVVAIALALSPILPIGGILTKLLIFISLFILGGISAYTMKKKLFSYFFLTQGIISLFVILSVWILFATSISENFASKNIGDKLSATPYISTNTLYIDSFYRPGIAFYQNIYGKPLPNANAAITVSPHNTQNIYLPSSSKEITIPQNSYFLVQKKTYNKYPESEKKNFSILWELDTAYFLIKKGV, from the coding sequence ATGACCACATCGCAAAAACGAACTTGTTTACTATTATTGCTTTTAGGCATGGTTCTATATGGACTTTATCTAGGATTCATTCCACTACTTGATCCGGATGAACCTGTCTATGGTCAAACGGCAAAAGAAATGCTTATTACAGGTGATTGGCTTTCTCCTCGTATATATGGAGAGTTTTGGTATGATAAACCACCTCTATTTTATTGGTTAGAAGCTATCAGCTTTTCCTGTTTTGGCATATCTACCTGGTCAGCACGGTTACCTTCCGTAATAGGTGCTATAATTACTTCTATCTATCTCTTCTTATCTGCATGTCCATTAATCGGTGAAAAAGCTGCAAGAAGAGGTGCTTTTATTTTTGCAACCTCACTGGAAATCATTATCTTAGCACGTAGTGCAGTTACGGATACTACCTTACTATTAGCACTTACCGTTGCCATGATGTCCTTTGCTCGAAAAAAATATATTTCTGCTTACACTGCTTGTGGAGTAGCACTTTTAGCCAAAGGACCTATCGGATTTGGATTTCCCGCATTAATTGTTGGTTTATGGTTACTTCTTACAAAGCAACTAAATCTGACTAACATAATGAAACTACGATGGATTTGGGGCATTCCATTAGCATGTCTTATAGGTCTTCCATGGTTTATTTACATGAGTATATATCATGGTTCTACATTTACTGATACATTTTTAGGTTATCACAATATCACTCGTTTTATTACACCTGAACACGAAGGGCAAAATCATATTTGGATGTACTTTCTAGTACTTACGGCAGGATTTTTCCCATGGACAGGAACAATTCCTCTTATTTTCTCTTATGTAAAACATTGGAAGCAAAATAAGGTACTAATGTATTTTATTGTCTGGGCATCTTTTATTTTTGTTTTTTTCTCTTTATCATCTACACAACTTTTTTCCTACATTTTACCAATGTATCCTCCATTAGCTTTGTTAAGTGGATACGCTATAACCAAGCTTGAAGAAAAATCAAAGGTTTCTATTTACATTCCAACAATGCATTTTATTTTCATTCTAGTTGTAGCAATTGCATTAGCTTTATCCCCTATACTGCCTATAGGGGGAATACTAACAAAACTTTTGATTTTCATTAGTTTATTTATTTTAGGCGGAATAAGTGCCTATACCATGAAGAAAAAACTGTTTTCGTATTTTTTCCTTACACAAGGGATTATATCTCTATTCGTAATTTTATCTGTATGGATATTATTTGCTACATCTATTTCAGAAAACTTTGCATCAAAAAATATTGGAGATAAATTAAGCGCTACACCTTATATCTCTACCAATACACTTTATATTGATTCTTTTTACAGACCTGGAATTGCTTTTTACCAAAACATATATGGAAAACCTCTTCCTAATGCAAATGCTGCAATTACAGTAAGCCCCCATAATACACAAAATATTTATCTCCCAAGTTCTTCAAAAGAAATTACTATTCCCCAAAATTCTTATTTCCTAGTTCAAAAAAAGACTTATAATAAATATCCAGAATCAGAAAAAAAGAACTTCTCTATTCTTTGGGAACTGGATACTGCTTATTTCCTCATTAAAAAAGGAGTCTAA
- a CDS encoding DedA family protein, which translates to MYSTNLSVFLYLTRKAVMELITLFLTEWGYLALFILMALENMNIPIPSEIILGFAGFLVYKQIFSFIPTIIIGTIAGIVGSLLSYWLGYKGGRAILLKYSTTQNLTTKKLVAANSWFQKYGGIAVFTGRLLPGIRTFISLPAGIARYDLSKFIILSLFGTIPWTLFLVYLGVMLGENWHILLNWKLEILIASILLVLFIFIVFYLFKKK; encoded by the coding sequence ATGTATAGTACAAATTTATCTGTATTCCTATACTTAACCAGAAAGGCAGTTATGGAACTTATTACTTTATTTTTAACCGAATGGGGATATCTTGCACTCTTTATATTAATGGCACTGGAAAATATGAATATTCCTATTCCCAGTGAAATTATTCTTGGTTTTGCCGGATTCCTTGTATATAAGCAAATTTTTTCTTTTATACCAACAATAATTATCGGAACAATTGCAGGTATAGTCGGCTCTCTCTTATCTTATTGGCTAGGTTATAAAGGAGGCAGAGCTATTCTTTTAAAATATAGTACAACACAAAATTTAACTACGAAAAAATTAGTAGCTGCTAATTCTTGGTTTCAAAAATATGGCGGTATTGCAGTATTTACGGGCAGATTACTTCCTGGAATTCGAACATTTATATCATTACCGGCAGGAATTGCACGTTATGATCTCTCAAAATTTATTATACTTTCTTTATTTGGGACTATTCCCTGGACATTATTTCTCGTATATTTGGGTGTAATGCTAGGTGAAAACTGGCATATTCTCTTAAACTGGAAATTGGAAATTTTAATTGCTTCTATATTATTAGTTTTATTTATATTTATAGTATTTTACCTATTTAAGAAAAAATAA
- a CDS encoding aminotransferase class V-fold PLP-dependent enzyme, with amino-acid sequence MICNKIRKEFPILNKKIGNHSLVYFDNAATTHKPISVLQATFDYATTHNGNPHRGAHILSIAASEAYENSKQVVKEFINAKDTDEIIYTRNATESLNLIATSYAEHTLKKGDRILITIAEHHSNLVIWQRVAEKTGAILDYIYVDKETGKFYEADLAKLDDPRVKIFSFAQVSNVLGLHFDSRTLIQRAHAHGAVVIVDGAQSIPHKLTDVQDLNCDFYVFSGHKMCASTGIGVLYAKRELLEKMPPFLLGGDMIEQVEEQKTTFASLPAKFEAGTPNVEGAVSLAAAIHFLNGIGYDFIQKQEKQLTHRCLSGMKKIPFVHIVGSTDIELKEGLIAFTVEGVHPEDVAQILSSDGICIRTGHHCAEPLHLYLQIPSTCRVSFYLYNTELEVDYFLEKLSQVRKIMGYND; translated from the coding sequence ATGATTTGTAATAAAATCAGAAAGGAGTTTCCTATATTAAATAAAAAAATAGGAAATCATTCTCTTGTGTATTTTGATAATGCAGCAACTACACATAAACCAATATCTGTGTTGCAAGCTACTTTTGATTATGCAACTACACATAATGGAAATCCGCATCGAGGTGCACACATATTGTCGATAGCAGCATCAGAAGCTTATGAGAACTCAAAACAAGTTGTTAAGGAATTTATTAATGCTAAGGATACAGATGAGATTATCTATACTCGAAATGCAACGGAAAGCTTAAATTTAATAGCGACTTCTTATGCTGAACATACTTTAAAAAAAGGTGATCGTATTTTAATTACGATTGCAGAGCATCACTCTAATTTAGTTATTTGGCAGCGAGTAGCGGAAAAAACGGGTGCTATTTTAGATTATATTTATGTGGATAAAGAGACTGGAAAATTTTATGAGGCCGATTTAGCTAAATTGGATGATCCGCGTGTAAAGATATTTTCTTTTGCACAAGTAAGTAATGTGTTGGGGCTTCATTTTGATTCTCGAACTTTAATTCAACGTGCCCACGCACATGGAGCTGTTGTTATCGTTGATGGTGCACAAAGTATTCCTCATAAATTAACAGATGTACAAGATTTAAATTGTGATTTTTATGTTTTTTCCGGGCATAAAATGTGTGCTTCTACAGGGATAGGAGTTCTTTATGCTAAAAGAGAACTTTTGGAAAAAATGCCGCCATTTTTATTGGGCGGGGATATGATTGAACAAGTAGAAGAACAAAAAACAACTTTTGCATCTTTACCGGCAAAGTTTGAAGCAGGTACTCCTAATGTGGAGGGGGCTGTTTCGTTAGCAGCAGCTATTCACTTTTTAAACGGTATAGGATATGATTTTATTCAAAAACAAGAAAAACAATTAACTCATCGTTGTTTAAGCGGTATGAAAAAAATTCCTTTTGTTCATATCGTAGGTTCAACAGATATAGAATTAAAAGAAGGTTTAATTGCATTTACTGTAGAAGGGGTTCATCCGGAGGATGTAGCACAAATTCTTTCTTCTGATGGGATTTGTATTCGTACCGGTCATCATTGTGCAGAGCCGTTACACTTATATTTACAGATTCCTTCAACATGTAGAGTTAGTTTTTATTTGTATAATACGGAACTGGAAGTTGACTATTTCTTGGAAAAATTATCACAAGTTCGTAAAATTATGGGGTATAACGATTAA